GCCGTCTGTGGATTTTTTGCCATTCCGCCCCTTAACCTAATCCGGTATCAATCTCAAAACATCAATCCATCAACGAATTGTAACAAACTCTGGCCGTCATAAAGCAAATGAGAACCCACAGGTATAATGGAATAGAAATCAACGGAAAAAAAGCAGTTGACATATCTCCCCCTGCTAAAATCCTGACTTTAAATTCAATCTCTCAGTCAAGGAGCAAGATAAATGAAACAGGGAATACACCCCAAATACGAAGAGGTAATGGTACGTTGCGCCTGTGGAAATGAATTCAAGACCCGTTCCACCAAGGGCAACCTGCAAGTTGATATCTGCAACGTCTGCCATCCCTTCTACACCGGCAAGCAGAAAATCATCGACACTGCCGGACGTGTGGAAAAATTCAACAAGAAGTACAACGTCAAATCGGACAAATAGCAATCCTTTCCAATACTACCATTTCTCCGCAGCCCCAGGCTTGGGAAATGGTTTTTTTATATCCCCGAAAAACAATCAGCAGATAATGGATTGAAGAATGGAACCAAAAAAAGAGATCAGCGTGGGAGGGCAGGCCGTAATAGAAGGCGTAATGATGCGCGGGCCGGACTCTCTGGCCACCGCCCTCCGCAGGAAAGACGGCACGATCGAGCTTTACAAACAGCCCTTTGCCAGCAAGGCCAAGAAGGGCAGTTTTCTGGGATTGCCCCTTGTGAGAGGGTTTGTATCCCTTATCGAGATGATGGTACTCGGCATAAAGACCATCACCCTCTCTGCGAACCGTGCTGAATTGGATATCATGGCGGAACAAGCGGACAAAGGCAAGGAACTGAAGAAAAAATCCAAGGCCACCGAACAGGCCGAAAACCTGATTAGCTATGTGTTCGCCTTTGGATTGGCCTTTGTTCTATTTGCCTGGTTGCCTTATCGGATCGCAGACTGGATCGGACTTTCCAAGCAGAATTTCTACTTCAACCTCTTTGCCGGCAGCATCCGTATCGTGTTTTTTGTGCTCTACATCTGGCTGATCAGCCGGTTGAAAGACATCCACAGACTGTTTCAATACCACGGAGCGGAACACAAGAACATAAACGCCTACGAAAAAGAAACTGGACTGGACATAGCATCGATACAGAGTAATACTACGATCCATCCGCGCTGCGGCACCAGTTTCATTTTCTTTGTGCTGATGGTCTCAATCCTCCTCTTTTCCATCATCGATACACTGGTATCGTTGTTCATCCTTAAAAGCCAAGTCCCATTAGCCCTGCGTCTGGGCTATCATCTGTTGCTGTTTCCTCTGGTTTCCGGGGTGAGCTACGAGATTCTCAAGTTCAGCGGTAAAAACCTCAAACATCCCGTGGTGAAAATACTCACCGTTCCCGGAATGGCTCTACAGCACATCACAACGCAGCCTCCGGATGACCAGATGGTGGAAATCGCTCTGGTGGCGATGAAAGCAGCTCTCGATATGGATCTGCAAGGACACAACGTGAAGGTGATGACCGACTGATATGCTGCCCCGAGAAAAGCTGGAGGGTTTGAAACAGGAACTGAAAGAGCTGCAGAACACGTTGTCTGACAGCTCTGCGCTTGCCGACCCTCGCCGTTACAAGGAGCTGATGCGCCGCAACAAGGAACTTTCTACCATCTGTGGTGAATGGGACCACTATCTGCATCTGGAAACCCAGATCCATGGCGCGGAACACTTGCTAAAAACAGAGACCGACCCTGAAATGGCCGACATGGCGCACCAGGAACTTGAGAACCTAGAAGTCAGGATAACGGAAAGCGAACTAAAACTCCGAGATTTGCTAATCCCCAGCGACCCCAACGACAGCAAAAACGCCATCGTCGAGATTCGCGCCGGCACAGGCGGTGAGGAAGCCGCGCTTTTCGTGGCCGACCTTTACCGGATGTATAGCTATTACGCGGAGATGAAAGGCTGGAAACATCAGCTTTTGGACCTCAACGAGACTGGTTTGGGAGGCTACAAGGAAATCATTTTCATGCTCAGCGGTGAGGAAGTCTATGGCCTGATGCGCTTTGAAAGCGGTGTTCACCGCGTGCAGCGCATTCCGGTAACAGAATCAGGAGGTCGCATCCACACTTCAGCTGTGAGCGTGGCTGTGTTGCCTGAAGCTGAAGATATCGACATTGAGATCGCGGACAGCGACCTGCGCATTGATGTTTACCGCAGTTCGGGGCACGGCGGGCAAAGCGTTAACACCACAGACTCAGCAGTACGCATCACCCATCTGCCCACCGGGATCGTTGTCACCTGCCAGGACGAGAAATCCCAGCTCAAGAATAAAGTGAAGGCAATGAAAGTCCTTCGCTCAAGATTACTCGATGCTGAAATCAGCAGGCAGGAACAGGAAATCGCCCGCTCACGCAAGGCCCAAGTCAGCACCGGGGACCGTTCCGCTAAAATCCGCACCTACAATTTCCCCCAATCCCGGGTCACCGACCACAGAATAAACTTGACAAGCTACAATCTTGATTCTTTTTTGTCTGGCAACATTGATGAGTTCATCCAGGCCCTGCGGATCGCCTGGCGCAACGAAAAAGTTAATGGATAAATTGTCTGTCTCTGAAATACTTCTCTGGAGCTTGATTTTCTTGGTCCTTCTGGGATTGGCATTCCTTTTTGCCGGGTTTGAAAACGGTATCATCTCAATCAATATGCTCGAACTGGAAGGAAAGGCCAGAAAGGATAAATCCTCGGCCAAGCTGCTCGCCAGCCTGCGCAAACCGGACAAGCTTTTGGGCACCAGCCTGATAGGAAACAACGTCGTGATTATTCTCATGTCCACCCTTTCCACCTATGTGGCAAGCAGATACATCACCGGCTTTGACGCGCGCTACACGTCCCTTGTCGTTGGCACAGTGGTGCTTGTATTTGGTGAAGTTGTCCCCAAATCCATCTTCCGAGATCACGCTGACACTCTCGTACCGGTTGTTTATCCTTTCATGCGTTTCGTTTACTTCCTTTTCAAACCCCTGGTCATGGGTATTTCCTGGCTGAACTCGGTTCTGCGCAAATGGCTGAAGATAACAGAAGGAAATAACTTCAACTATCTCACGAAGGACGATCTCTCCTACCTGCTATCGCTCACGGAGGCTGATGAAGCCGACGAACCGCAGATAGAAATGATCGAAGACGCGCTGGATTTCACTGAACAGGTGGCGCGCAACGTAATGGTCCCGCGCACGGAACTGGTTGCCATCCCTGAAACCGCGACGGTTGCAGAGGCCATAGAGATAGCCAAGGAGGAAGGCTACACACGCTACCCTGTGTTCGGAAAAGATCTTGACGATATCAAGGGCGTGCTGATAATCTATGATGCGCTCAAACGTGAATTCACACCGGACACCGTGGTCAGCAAACTCATCCACAAACCCTTTTTCACTCCGGAAAACACCGATCTGGACGTACTGCTCCGCGAAATGCAGAAAAACCATCGCAGCATTGCCATCGTGGTTGATGCCTACGGCGGCACTTCCGGGATCGTGACCATGGAAGACATTTTGGAAGAGATCTTTGGCGACATCGCGGACGAATATGACGAAGCTGAGGAAATCCCGGAAGTGGAGCAGGTTTCCCCCAACACCTGGCTGGTCCAGGCGGATATCGAAATCGACCATCTGGCCGACGAATACGAAATCATCCTTCCTGAGGGCGATTACGAAACTGTGGCAGGGCTGATCCTGGACAGACTGGCCCGCATCCCACACCAAGGCCAGATCGTGAATGTGGATGCATACCGCATTCAGGTGCTGCAAGCCACAGACAAGAAGATTATCAAAGTTAAAATACACAGAACCAGTACAAGAGGTGAATCATGAAACTTATGGAATGCGTGCCCAATTTCAGCGAAGGCAGGGACAAAACTGTTCTGGAAGCCATCGCGTCTGCTATTCGCTCTGTTAAGAATGCTGTTTTGCTTGATGTGGATCCCGGCGCTGACACCAACCGAACCGTTTTCACTTTGGCCGGAGAACCAGAAGCCGTTGTGGAAGCCGCTTTTCAAGCCATCAGGAAAGCCTCCGAGCTGATCGATATGAGCAAACACCATGGTGAACATCCCCGCATGGGCGCCACTGACGTTTGCCCCTTCATCCCGATCTCGGGAATGACCATGGAAGAATGTGCCGAATACGCACGCAAACTGGGAAAGAGGGTCGGCGAAGAACTCGGCATCCCGGTATATCTTTACGAAAATGCCGCTTCTAAAGAAGAGTGGCGCAACCTGGCAAATGTGCGCTCCGGCGAATATGAAGCCCTGCCCCAAAAAGCCCAGGACCCTGCTTGGAAGCCGGATTTCGGTCCCCACGCCTTCAATCCCCGTTCCGGCGCCACCGCCATCAGCGCCCGTGAATTCCTGATCGCCTACAACATCAATTTAAACACCCGGGATAAAAAGAAAGCTCACGCCCTGGCGCTCACCATCCGCGAAAGAGGCAAACCAGCCCGTGACGAGGCTGGCAAACTAATCAGGGATGCCGATGGCAACAGAGTAATCATCCCTGGCCTCTTCAGCCACTGCAAAGCCGTGGGCTGGTATATCGACAGCTACGACCGCGCCCAGATCAGCATCAACCTCACCAATTACAAGGTCACACCTCCCCATCTGGTGCTGGAAAAAGTGCGTGAACTGGCCGCGGAGATGGGCATCCAGATAACCGGCAGCGAACTGGTTGGGCTCATCCCCAAAGCCGCGCTGCTCGAGGCTGGAAAGTTCTATCTGCGCCGGATGGATGAAAGCACCGGCATCCCGGAAAGGATGATCATGGAAACCGCGATCCAGTCGATGGGCCTGGCGGAACTGGGACCTTTCGACCTGGACAAGAAAGTGATCGAATACGCCATCGCAAGGTCCGACAGCCTTTGCTCCCTGAGCCTGGAAAGCTTTGCCGATCTGCTTTCCACTGATTCCCCCGCCCCCGGTGGCGGCAGCGTTGCCGCGCTCTGCCTTTCCCTTTCCGGAGCGCTGTCTGCTATGGTGGCAAACCTCACCGTGGATAAAAAAGGCTATGAATCAGTTCAGGAAACTGTGCGCGAACTGGCTCCCCGCGGCCAGGAGATAAAACTTCAGGCCCTGCAATGCATTGATGCCGACACAGATGCCTTCAACGCCATGATGGAAGCCATGCGCCTGCCCAAAAAGACCGATGAGGAAATTGCCGTCCGCAACGCCGAGATGGAACGGACCACCCAACAGGCGATCCTGGTTCCCTTCCGGACTCTTGAACTGGCTTGGGAAGCCATGCAACTGGCTGACAAGGTGGCCGACGTAGGAAACGCCAACGCCATTTCAGACGCTGGCGTGGCAGCCCTGACTGCGCTCAGCGCCGCCAAAGCAGCGGACTACAACATCCTGATCAACCTGCCCGGTAGCACTGATGAAGCTTTCAAGGCCGACATCAAAACCCGCGCCGGAGAACTGGTGAGCAAGTGCCAGACATTGGCCGATGCCATCGAAACCAAAATCAGGAACCGGTTCTGAACCCAGTTGAGCTAAACTCGGCCATAAGAGCCAGCCTGACCTGATAACCAAGGGGCCAAAGCCCGATGCTGACAACCCTGGTTGCCCTTTACTCCATCCTGGTCGCGTTGAACCTCCTGGACGGATTTTCCACCTGGCAGGTGCTGAAGCCAAACCACTATCACCGTGAGCGCAATCCCGTTGCCCGCTGGATGTTCATCAAGCTTGGCCTCACCCGGGGCCTTGTCCTGGCTGAAGTGCTGTGGATCGGGTTCATCAGCGCCGTCTTTTTCCTCACTTTCACCCATCCTGTCTGGAACGTGGCCCTGCTGGTCCTGCTCTGTGTGGGAGTGCTGGTTTTTCTCAGGGTCGTGAGTGGAAATTTCCGAGCCTGGCAGAGCATCCGGCAGCGGGAAGAGCTTCTGGCTGGAAAGCAGCAAAAGGAGGAAGCGGATGTTGGCCATGCTTGAGAATGTTTTTAGCCAGGTCGCAGTTTTGGCAGGGCAGTTCGTGGTCTTTGTCATCCTTAATATCCTTGACGGCCATTCCACCTGGAAGGTTATCCAGCCCAACCATCTGCACCGTGAGCGAAACCCCGTCGCCCGCTGGATCTTTCGCAAACTTGGCCTGCCCCGGGGGATAGTGATTTTCAAGGCCGTGCTCCTCTTCATCCTGGGTGGCGCTTTTGCTGTTTACGCCAAAAAGGAAACCAAGATGATGAACATAACTCTCGGCGTGGCCAACCTGGTCTTCTTGGCCGTGGTGATCCACAACTACAAGGTTTACAAAAGGTTGAAGGCCCGACGCGACATCCGCAGGGAGTTTTTACCATGAAACACTGGCAATTGCTGCTGATCCTCTTCGCTTTGGCTCTGCCGCTGGCCGCTCAGGTGAACGGAAACCTGCAATACATCGGAGACAAAGCCATTCTGCAAGTATGGGGCGACCATTACCAGCGCGGCTATGCCCAGGGCTATTTGCTTGCCCAGCCCACACTTGACGTATTCGATGAATTCTTTTACATGATGTTCGTTTTTTCAGACCCCGCCCGCTATGCCTATCTCTGGAACTACTATCAGGAACATTTCAACACCGATGCGTGCATGCTGCAGGAAGCCCAGGGACTGGTTGCGGGGATAGCTGCTTCAGGCGCAAGCCTTTACCACAGCGGCCTGCAGCGCGACATCACCCACGACGACATACTTTTGGCAAACGCTTTTTTGGACCTCCAACAACTCCGCAACGACCTTGGCGGCCCGGATATTGATCTCGGCTGCGCGTCTCTCTCGAGTTGGGGAATCTCCACCCAGCAGGATTCGCTGCTGACCGGCTCTTCAGTGATCACGCGCTGGCTCGATTGGACCCTGTTTGAATGCCTGATCGACAATCCCCTCCTGGTGGTGCACCATCCCAGCGAACCGGATGAGCAAAAATGGCTCTCCTTCACCTTCCCAGGTTGGCTGGGAGCAGCTTCTGCCATCTCCGAATCCGGCACCTGGGCTTCCCTGAATGTGGGCAATGACCACTCTGTGGTTAACCAGAGCGGGCTCGATCCCATCTTTTTCGACATCCGCAGAGGCTTGGAAAGAACCGACCTGAACGGAGACGGAGTTTCGAACATCATGGACGTGGCCGCCGCCATCCAGGCAGGCAACAACCTCACCGGCACCATCATCCACAGCCTCAGCGAAAGCGCAGGGCAGACAATTTCTGTAGTGATCGAAAACAACAACACCGGCACGGCTCTGCGATATTACGACGATCCAAGCAGCAACCTTCCGGGACAAAACCTTGCCGCCACCAACCATTTCCGCCTGTTTACCTTCCCGACCTGTTGCACCCGCTACGCCAATATCGCCGATTCCCTGAACGTGAACCACAACATCACAGCTAAGCGCCAATGGTCTTTGTTGTCAGGTGCTGCGGGACAGGAAACGACACTCACCGCGCTTCAGTACACCCCCTCCACCGGCAGCATTTTGTGGGCCGGCGCCGCGGTTTCCCTTCCTGCCAACCAGAATCCCGCCATCCATCTTTCCGCGTCAGACCTGTTCAGCTTTTCCACCCCTGTGACGGATGAACTTCTGCCCAGTCCCCAGTTCGATTTTTCCTTTGCTCCTAATCCTCTGTCAGCGGCCCAAACGCTCAGGCTGAGCGGCTCCCAACCTCTCAAGTCCCTTGCCCTTTACAACCTCCGCGGCCAGAAAATCCTGGACCTAAGCTTTTCCGGGAACAAATCCGATGCTGAGATTTCCCTTCCCGCTCTGCCCGCGGGTGTGTATCTGACCTGGGTTCAAGGCGTTTCGGGCTCCAGCGCCCAGAGCAAACTGCTGGTCTTGCCCTGAACCCCCGAGGATTCGCCTAAGATTCGATTCCCGTATAATGCCCGCATCAAATACGGGGATTTGGCGGGCGGAAGACGGGGGACGGACAACATGGGGCTAAGGAAGTGCCGGAAAACTGGTTTGCCCTTAAACACCAGCCTGTTCTGATCCAGATGATTCCTGATATCCATCTCATCACAACCCGGAGACTGTCGTCACGAGATTGTCGGCCATAAGAATAAACACCGAATTTTAACAGTAGCGAGGTATGATGCGGTATTTTTCGCATAGTGAGTTGCTATTCCTCTCCATTCTTTGATCCGCAAAAAGGCATTCTCCACAAGATGTCTCATTTTATACAGATACTTATCATATCCCCATTGCACCAGATGGTTTTTCTTTGGTGGGATAACTACTTTCATATTACGCTCAACAGCCATAGCAAGGATAACAGAGGTGTTATACCCTTTGTCTGCAATCAAGCAAACCGCTTCAAATGATTCTATAAGGTTCTCAGCTTCCTTACAATCCGCTCTGGTACCCTCTGTAACAAGTACTCGGATCGGATTGCCATGCGCATCCACGGCCACATGTATTTTTGTGTTGAGCCCCCTTTTGTGCGCCCCATATCCTGGTTACCACCTATCGCTCCAGTGCCATGCTGATGGACTTTAACATGGCTTGCATCGATTATAAGCCATTCAAGGTCAGGCTCATCGATGAAAACCTCAAGAAGGTTCTCCCATATGCCTTTATCGCGCCAACGGCAAAAACGGCGGTGCGTGTTCTTCCAATCGCCATAATCTGATGGCAGATCACGCCATGGTGCTCCAGTACGCAGAATCCATAATACTGCATTGATAAAGCGACGATTGTCTTGAGCTACTCCACCCCAAGCTCCCTCTCTGCCTGGGAGATGAGGTTCAAGTAGTTCCCAAATGTGATCGGTAATATCATGTCTATGCCAGCTTTGCGACATAACAAATTCCCTTTCGATAAACTCGGTACCATTATTTTCAAGATAGTTTTTTATCAATCTCGTGACGACACTATCTAGTGAATCGAACTGGATACGTTTCAGGGTGATGCCATCGTTTGGCCTGATTAGCCAAGTTATAAAGTGACACCCCAAATATCATATAGCCATCAGTGTGACAAAGAGGCATAACCCCTTATCAGGTGCAGAGATGCTTAGGACTCCTTTCGGAAAGATGTCATAGTGGTTTGGGTATTTTTTGGACTGGTTGGTGAAAGTTTTGTGTCAAATATGGACTGATTTCAGAGAGGTTTTGAAATTTCTTGAAAGTTAGCTATATGAACCGTAGAAAAGACTAGCAGAGTAAGTGGAACGATTCGAATTGGTGTTTATCCTTTATACCTTGAGTAGATTTCATGATGTTGTAAACAGGCTAAGTAAAGTCAGAAAAATGGGAGGATTATTAGAAAACTCCTTGACAGCTTTTAGGTGCGGAAAATATATGTAACCAATTGATTTTGTATTCGCTGATGCGTAGAAAAGTTGTAAAGTCGGTAATCAGCTTAAAAGTTAAATAATTTATTATTGCTGAGAGGTTTATATGGCTTCACTCGATATAAACGCTGAGATTGAAAGTTTCAACAAATACTATTCAGAGAATATCCAAACTTTACAAGCTGCAGAAAAATACTTTCGTTCTCTTGTCGAATCATTAGTAATGAATGAACTCTCAATACAGACTGTTCTATCAAGAATTAAGGACAGAGAGGAGTGTATAAGCAAGTTCAAGAGGAAGTACCAGAAACAGTTAGAGAATGAGAGTACAGAATATGAAATAAAAGATTATATTACTGATTTGATTGGAATTCGTGTGATTTGCTTATATAGCGAAGATGTGAAAAAAATTCACGACATTCTATCAAAGGAACTTAAAGTTATCGGCACTACAGATAAAATATCGCAAATCGACTCGACGGAAGACCAGTTCGGTTATAAAAGTCTACATATCGATATGGAACTGAATGATAACAGAAAAGAACTAGTTGAGAATAGACATTATTCTGGATTTCAATTTGAGGTACAGATTAGATCGATAATCCAAGATTCTTGGAGTATTTTGGATCACAAAATAAAATACAAGAAAACAATTCCATTAGAACTGAAAAGACGAATTA
This DNA window, taken from Candidatus Cloacimonadota bacterium, encodes the following:
- a CDS encoding DUF1385 domain-containing protein, with product MEPKKEISVGGQAVIEGVMMRGPDSLATALRRKDGTIELYKQPFASKAKKGSFLGLPLVRGFVSLIEMMVLGIKTITLSANRAELDIMAEQADKGKELKKKSKATEQAENLISYVFAFGLAFVLFAWLPYRIADWIGLSKQNFYFNLFAGSIRIVFFVLYIWLISRLKDIHRLFQYHGAEHKNINAYEKETGLDIASIQSNTTIHPRCGTSFIFFVLMVSILLFSIIDTLVSLFILKSQVPLALRLGYHLLLFPLVSGVSYEILKFSGKNLKHPVVKILTVPGMALQHITTQPPDDQMVEIALVAMKAALDMDLQGHNVKVMTD
- the ftcD gene encoding glutamate formimidoyltransferase, which translates into the protein MKLMECVPNFSEGRDKTVLEAIASAIRSVKNAVLLDVDPGADTNRTVFTLAGEPEAVVEAAFQAIRKASELIDMSKHHGEHPRMGATDVCPFIPISGMTMEECAEYARKLGKRVGEELGIPVYLYENAASKEEWRNLANVRSGEYEALPQKAQDPAWKPDFGPHAFNPRSGATAISAREFLIAYNINLNTRDKKKAHALALTIRERGKPARDEAGKLIRDADGNRVIIPGLFSHCKAVGWYIDSYDRAQISINLTNYKVTPPHLVLEKVRELAAEMGIQITGSELVGLIPKAALLEAGKFYLRRMDESTGIPERMIMETAIQSMGLAELGPFDLDKKVIEYAIARSDSLCSLSLESFADLLSTDSPAPGGGSVAALCLSLSGALSAMVANLTVDKKGYESVQETVRELAPRGQEIKLQALQCIDADTDAFNAMMEAMRLPKKTDEEIAVRNAEMERTTQQAILVPFRTLELAWEAMQLADKVADVGNANAISDAGVAALTALSAAKAADYNILINLPGSTDEAFKADIKTRAGELVSKCQTLADAIETKIRNRF
- a CDS encoding HlyC/CorC family transporter, translated to MSVSEILLWSLIFLVLLGLAFLFAGFENGIISINMLELEGKARKDKSSAKLLASLRKPDKLLGTSLIGNNVVIILMSTLSTYVASRYITGFDARYTSLVVGTVVLVFGEVVPKSIFRDHADTLVPVVYPFMRFVYFLFKPLVMGISWLNSVLRKWLKITEGNNFNYLTKDDLSYLLSLTEADEADEPQIEMIEDALDFTEQVARNVMVPRTELVAIPETATVAEAIEIAKEEGYTRYPVFGKDLDDIKGVLIIYDALKREFTPDTVVSKLIHKPFFTPENTDLDVLLREMQKNHRSIAIVVDAYGGTSGIVTMEDILEEIFGDIADEYDEAEEIPEVEQVSPNTWLVQADIEIDHLADEYEIILPEGDYETVAGLILDRLARIPHQGQIVNVDAYRIQVLQATDKKIIKVKIHRTSTRGES
- the prfA gene encoding peptide chain release factor 1, whose amino-acid sequence is MLPREKLEGLKQELKELQNTLSDSSALADPRRYKELMRRNKELSTICGEWDHYLHLETQIHGAEHLLKTETDPEMADMAHQELENLEVRITESELKLRDLLIPSDPNDSKNAIVEIRAGTGGEEAALFVADLYRMYSYYAEMKGWKHQLLDLNETGLGGYKEIIFMLSGEEVYGLMRFESGVHRVQRIPVTESGGRIHTSAVSVAVLPEAEDIDIEIADSDLRIDVYRSSGHGGQSVNTTDSAVRITHLPTGIVVTCQDEKSQLKNKVKAMKVLRSRLLDAEISRQEQEIARSRKAQVSTGDRSAKIRTYNFPQSRVTDHRINLTSYNLDSFLSGNIDEFIQALRIAWRNEKVNG
- a CDS encoding T9SS type A sorting domain-containing protein, translated to MKHWQLLLILFALALPLAAQVNGNLQYIGDKAILQVWGDHYQRGYAQGYLLAQPTLDVFDEFFYMMFVFSDPARYAYLWNYYQEHFNTDACMLQEAQGLVAGIAASGASLYHSGLQRDITHDDILLANAFLDLQQLRNDLGGPDIDLGCASLSSWGISTQQDSLLTGSSVITRWLDWTLFECLIDNPLLVVHHPSEPDEQKWLSFTFPGWLGAASAISESGTWASLNVGNDHSVVNQSGLDPIFFDIRRGLERTDLNGDGVSNIMDVAAAIQAGNNLTGTIIHSLSESAGQTISVVIENNNTGTALRYYDDPSSNLPGQNLAATNHFRLFTFPTCCTRYANIADSLNVNHNITAKRQWSLLSGAAGQETTLTALQYTPSTGSILWAGAAVSLPANQNPAIHLSASDLFSFSTPVTDELLPSPQFDFSFAPNPLSAAQTLRLSGSQPLKSLALYNLRGQKILDLSFSGNKSDAEISLPALPAGVYLTWVQGVSGSSAQSKLLVLP
- a CDS encoding IS5 family transposase (programmed frameshift), with product MSQSWHRHDITDHIWELLEPHLPGREGAWGGVAQDNRRFINAVLWILRTGAPWRDLPSDYGDWKNTHRRFCRWRDKGIWENLLEVFIDEPDLEWLIIDASHVKVHQHGTGAIGGNQDMGRTKGGFNTKIHVAVDAHGNPIRVLVTEGTRADCKEAENLIESFEAVCLIADKGYNTSVILAMAVERNMKVVIPPKKNHLVQWGYDKYLYKMRHLVENAFLRIKEWRGIATHYAKNTASYLATVKIRCLFLWPTIS
- a CDS encoding (p)ppGpp synthetase — its product is MASLDINAEIESFNKYYSENIQTLQAAEKYFRSLVESLVMNELSIQTVLSRIKDREECISKFKRKYQKQLENESTEYEIKDYITDLIGIRVICLYSEDVKKIHDILSKELKVIGTTDKISQIDSTEDQFGYKSLHIDMELNDNRKELVENRHYSGFQFEVQIRSIIQDSWSILDHKIKYKKTIPLELKRRINRLAALFELADDEFHSIKLDTDRYEDSIKQQSKNSSGTINIVGFMSIIEEVFPTYQFIPYKVDSFLHEILKINSEITETQMKSAIIDHIDIIRSYNTHLVSTSIHNNMNPYTMVRHCLFNTDKERYSEMLYDTQKGNFKQWLEDNHKVD
- the rpmE gene encoding 50S ribosomal protein L31; translated protein: MKQGIHPKYEEVMVRCACGNEFKTRSTKGNLQVDICNVCHPFYTGKQKIIDTAGRVEKFNKKYNVKSDK